AGTCTGCAAACTTACCGACGGTGATTGAACCCTTTTCGTTTTCTTCAAATGCCGCGTAGGCATTGTTGATTGTGTATGCTTCGATTGCTTCTTTGATAGTGATTTTCTGTTCGGGAAACCAACCCTCCGAATTCTTTCCATCAATCGTCCTGCGAGTGACCGCCGCGTAAATTCCGAGCAACGGATTGAGCGGCGCGACTGTCCAGTCGCTTCCGAAACACATTCGAATTCCTTTATCAATAAATGTTCTGAAGGGATATGTCGTCTTGCAACGCTCTTTGCCGATGCGTTTCTCCGCCCATCGTCCGTCGTCAATTGCGTGATACGGTTGAACAGCCACATTGACATCTAGTCCGTAAAGCCGGGAGAAATCTTCCGGCGCGATGTGCTGCGCGTGTTCGATTCTGAATCTTCTCTCCCATCGCGGATTCGTCTCGACAATTTTCCGATATAAATCCAACACCCAACTGTTTGCTTTATCACCGATGGCATGTATCGAAAGTTGTAAGCGATTTTTGTCCGCATCGAGCGCCCATTTTTCCAGACTGCCGTCGAGAACGATATCGCTTGCCAAGCCGGTTGTGTTCGGGTCTGAATTATACGGCTGGTTAAACCATGCCGTTGTCGAGCCAAGCGAACCATCGGCGAACGCTTTCAGTGAACCGATGCGAATCCACTCATCCCCGAACGGGACCTGGATTCCAAGATTAACAAGATTCTCGTATTGCGAAATCGGAAGACGACAATACAAACGGGCTGTTAATTCTCCTTTTGATTTTAATTTCTGATATGATTTCAAAGCGGCATCGTATGAAATATCTTGAATGCTTGTCAGTCCGAGTTTTCTCGCTTCGGCAAGCGCAAGTCGTGCGGCTTGAAGATTTTCACTTTCGCTCGGAGCCGGAATTAATTTATAGACAAGATTCATCGCCTCGTCTTTCAAAATTCCTGTTGGCTCTCCGTCTAATTTATCATGTTCAATTTCTCCGCCGGGAGGATTTGGAGTATCTCGTGTTATTCCGGCGAGTGCAAGAGTGTAACTGTTTGCAAGTCCCATGTGTCCATCGTAGCGGACAACAAAGAAACCCTGTTGCTCGGTGAACAAATCTACTAATTCTTTTCCCGGCAATTCGCCAGTCGGAAATTTATCATGGTCCCAATTTCCTCCTGTAATCCATTGGTTCGGATGTTTCTCGACATACTCTTTTACAATTTGTGAAAATTCCGATTCGTTCTTTGCTTCCCTCAAATCAATACTTTGCAATTGAAATCCGCCATCCAAAAAATGTGTGTGGTTATCAATGAAACCGGGCATCATGAACTTCCCTTGCAGGTCAATCACTTTCGTCGCTGACGCATCAACATACTGTTGGATTTCCTGAGTCGAACCGACAGCGAGTATTCTTCCGTTCAGCACGGCAACTGCTCGAGCGGTTGGTTTCTGTTTATCTACCGTCCAGATTTTTCCGTTCGTGAAAACGAGGTCGGCTTTTTGTTGAGAGAGTACAGAGTAGTTGAGTAGTTGAGTAGCAAGTATAATTATTAATAAAGATGAAACTGAAAATAAATAATTTCTAGGCATAATATTTCTCCGACATAAGTTAGAAAAACGGTAAATCATCTTATTTTTCCCTCCGAAAGTAGATTGAGTAATTCAGCAGTCGTCCATATTTTTACGATTGATTGTCTATGTAAATCTTTATCCTGAGACCAGATGCCATCATTGTGAAATGATAGAGCCAAAGCAACAAATGGAAAATCGTCCGGGTCTATTAAAGACATTATCTCCTTCGCCCGATTGATATATGAATGAAAAGATGATTCGGGGACGATAGTAAGATTTGAAAGTAAGAGGTCAAGGAGGAAATCAATTTCTGTTTCTGACAATTTCGATTTATCAACAATTGTTCGTCGGTGTTCTTTGATTTCTTCCAAAGAATATTCAGGAAGAAAAAATGAAAAAGATGGATGGAGAAGTAAATTACGGGTTTTGGAATTACGGATTAACGCGGCAAGAAGGATATTCGTATCAAGAACGAGTTGCATCTCTTATGAATACCTTTTTGCAATTCCCGCTTTAATCTGTCTATCTAATTCGATAACATCTTCTTCAGTTAATAAACTCTCATTCGTTAAATGGTCAGACAAAGCGAGTTTACGAGCATACTCAAATAACGACCGCCTTGCTATTTCTTGCCAATCAACATCAGTATGATTTTCAATTACTTGACGCAGATCGGTTGGAATTTCAATTGTTAGACTCGACATACTATCTCTTAAATTTTGTAGAAAAGATACTCAAACCTTGACTAAGTATCAAATCAGTTAATCCAAAAATTGCCAATTCAATCCAAACCGAAGTGTTCGGTCTGGCATCGGGAAATACGGAACGAGAATGTAGTCTCGTCCGAACAGATTTTCTAATACTAAATTGATGTCCGCATCTCCGATGTGTGCAAGAAGAACGAAATCTCCGATGCCAACTGATTTTACTTTCCAATATGTTGATGGAACATACATTTGCGCCTGCGGATTGAACTCAACGCCATCGTGCGCACTAACGACCCTTCCCCGAAAACCAACTTTGATATTCAAATGCTTATCGAAAAATTTATCCCAGAGGTAGATGCCGCCGGATGCGTTCCATAGAGGATAACGAGTGTCTTCGTTTCCATCATTAGTAATAGACAAATATTGAAGCAGTCCTTCTGCAACAAACAATCCGTATCGAAAATTTATTTTACCGTTCAAGCCGTTAATATTTCGCTCGCTGAATTTATCAATGAAAACATTGGGGTACGGATTTGTATAAGTAGTTGAAATATTTTCCAAAGGCGATGCGATAGTTCTCTGAGAATAACTCAAATGTAAATCAAGATTTGAAAGATTCACCTTCACACCAACTTCCCGAACT
This window of the Ignavibacteriota bacterium genome carries:
- a CDS encoding PIN domain-containing protein produces the protein MQLVLDTNILLAALIRNSKTRNLLLHPSFSFFLPEYSLEEIKEHRRTIVDKSKLSETEIDFLLDLLLSNLTIVPESSFHSYINRAKEIMSLIDPDDFPFVALALSFHNDGIWSQDKDLHRQSIVKIWTTAELLNLLSEGKIR
- a CDS encoding amidohydrolase; amino-acid sequence: MPRNYLFSVSSLLIIILATQLLNYSVLSQQKADLVFTNGKIWTVDKQKPTARAVAVLNGRILAVGSTQEIQQYVDASATKVIDLQGKFMMPGFIDNHTHFLDGGFQLQSIDLREAKNESEFSQIVKEYVEKHPNQWITGGNWDHDKFPTGELPGKELVDLFTEQQGFFVVRYDGHMGLANSYTLALAGITRDTPNPPGGEIEHDKLDGEPTGILKDEAMNLVYKLIPAPSESENLQAARLALAEARKLGLTSIQDISYDAALKSYQKLKSKGELTARLYCRLPISQYENLVNLGIQVPFGDEWIRIGSLKAFADGSLGSTTAWFNQPYNSDPNTTGLASDIVLDGSLEKWALDADKNRLQLSIHAIGDKANSWVLDLYRKIVETNPRWERRFRIEHAQHIAPEDFSRLYGLDVNVAVQPYHAIDDGRWAEKRIGKERCKTTYPFRTFIDKGIRMCFGSDWTVAPLNPLLGIYAAVTRRTIDGKNSEGWFPEQKITIKEAIEAYTINNAYAAFEENEKGSITVGKFADFVVLSQDLITSDPNQIENIKVEMTVVGGKIVYQKE